A segment of the Halovivax limisalsi genome:
GGGATCGAATTTTTCGAAACCGACGACGAAGAGATTCTGCTCAACGAGATCGCCCCGCGCCCGCACAACTCGGGCCACTGGACGATCGAGGGCGCGCGAACCTCCCAGTTCGAACAGCACGTCCGCGCCGTCCTGGGCTGGCCGCTCGGCGCGACCGATCTCCGCTGTCCGACCGTCCTGGTGAACCTGCTCGGCGACGTCGAGGAGTCGAAACCCGCCGCGCTCGCCAACGTCGACCGGATCCACGAGACGGCGGGAGCGCACCTCCACTGGTACGGCAAGGCCGAGGCGCGACCGCTTCGGAAGATGGGCCACGTGACGGTGACCGGCTCGGGAACCGAGGACGTCGAGACGCTGCTGTCCGAGGCGACCGAACTGCGCGACGCGGTGACGTTCGAGTAGCGCGAGGACGGTTTCCGAACGGGATGCCGTTCCCCGAGCAGCGTCTGGAACGAAGTTTTAGATTCGAGCCGACGGCAACCGTTGGCGGCCGGAACAACACTTATGCCGTTGTTCCCTATAACAACAGACATGGGTGGGGACGATGACGCTGTCGAGTTGCTCTCCCAGACGGTCGACTTCGGGAGTCGGTATGCCGAAGTCACGGCGTGGGCGGTCCCGGAGTCTGAGCGGTATCCGGATGGGATCAAGCATTCGATGCAGTACGGAAATGCGGCCGGCGAAACGATCGTTCGGTACGACAACTTTCCGGATCACCCTGGCGTCGCACACCACCACAAGCACGCCGAAGGTGGAGCGGTTGAGGCCGTCGAATTCGAGGGGTTGCGACCCCTCTTCGAACGATTCAAGCGAGAGGTGAACGAGTATGGAGACCCCTGGTAACGACACCGAAATGGGACAGTCCGACGATCGAACGCTACGGGTTCGGTTTCGAACCAGTAGCGACGACGACCTCGCGAATGCGCTCGAAGCGATCGACCGAGGAGACACGCCGGATCCGCACTTCGAAATCGTCTATCACGACCCCGAAGACGTCCATCGCGTGACCCGACCCAAAAATCTCGAACTGCTCCGGGCGATCGTCCAGTACGAACCCGGAAGCATCCGGGAAACGGCTCGGCGGGTCGATCGCGACGTCAGACAGGTCCACAGAAACCTCACCGAACTCGAAGACCTCCACTTGATCGAGCTCGTCGAGGACGGCCAGGCCAAACGGCCGCGCGTCTGGTACACGGCTATCGACATCGATCTGCCGCTCGTGACGCCGAGTGTCGGTTCGGATGAAGTCGAAGCGTGACCGGACCGTCTCACGCTACGTGCACAGCGGGTCCGATCAGAACGATGTCGAGACGCTGCCGTCCGAGGCGACCGAACTGCGCGACGCGGTGACGTTCGAATAGGCGGGTCGCCCGCCTCGCTCGTGACGAACCGATCCGCCGAGGAAATCACTCACGAGAGCTATCGTAGACGTCTCTGAACTCCCGTTCCCGGCGGATCAACGTCTCGATGCCGTCTTCGAGCAAGACGTCGCCGAGGATCGTCGCTCGATAGTAGGTGTAGGTGCCATCCTCGTCGCGTTCCGTTCGGACCCGTTCCTCGACGAGGCCGACGTCGCGGAGGATTCCCAGATGGTAGTGGAGGGTGCTGTCGTCGACATCGATCACTTCGTCCAGCTCACCGGGAGCGAATTCATCAGTGTGTGAGAGTCGATACAGGATTTCGAAGCGCGTCCGATTTCCGATCGCCGCCTGCATGTCGAGGTAGTCGTCCAGCGAGAGAACGCTCTCTTCAGGGAGGAGCGCCGCTGGATCTCTGGGACTCGGCGCGTCCGATCGTTTCGATTCCATTGCAAGAGAAATGGGCCGCCGTCTACGTAGTCGTTATCGAGCTAGGAATCACTGAAAAACCGTCTTTTTATATCAACTTCCGGACAGTCACACGTTCCGGCGACTGACCAGCAGCCCGGGACACCCGGCTCACAATCCGGCGCACGGGACGGTTGGGGAAGGAAACAGCGCATCAGTCCGTGGGGCCCGTTCAGAAGTCGTACTCGAAGACGTCCCACAGGGTCCAGACGCGAATCCCGTACGTGCTCTCGTAGTGCGAAACGACGTCGCGGCCGAACTCGGCTTCCTCGCCGCGTATCTTTCCGAGGTACGCCACTTCGTCGCCGGTATCTCGATATCCCCAGGCTGCCCCGCTATCCGTCGTATCGTTCATCTGCGTGAGCACGGCGATCGTCGTGCCGGGAACCGCTTCTAGCACCGCCGGCACGAACGTTTCGTGGTCCCTATCGTACGTCGATTCGATGTGGACGTAGATCCCGTCACCGGGGCGCTCGTTCGCGTCGTAGAGCGCAATAATGGCGTCGGAGTACGCATCGGGCCAGTTCGATCCGACCGTCTCTTTCGACAGCTCGCTGCCGAATACCGAAAGGACGGACTGCATTCCCATACGCTGCATTCGACTCGATTGGTCGTATTAGTTCTGTTTCACCACGTCCTGGCAATCTCTAATCCGTCGGAGCGTACGTCGAATCGTGACCGAAGACGCGCGGTTACTGACGTAGCAACTGCTTCGACCCGGGTACTCGCATCGATGCTATCGCTGCGTGCAGCGCCCGTCGTCGGCGGTCCCGGCTCCGATACCGGATTGGAGCGGCTTTCGAGTTGGGCGCACAATCTCGAGCGGTGACGACCGAACCCGCGCCTTTCATGGCGCCCGACTTTGAACCCTGCCGTATGAGCGAGGGCACCGTTTCCGAGTTGATCGACCGGCTCCGCGCGGAAGCCGAACAGGACCGCCCGGCCGCCGAGACCCCGGACGTGGGCATCGTCATGGGCAGCGACTCCGACCTCGAGACGATGATGACCGGCGGACGACGTCGCGGCGCGTACGACGCGTTCGTCGAGGAACTCGGGTTCGCCGAACAGACCGACTTCGAGGACCCGCCAGCCGAGCGTTTCACCTTCGAGACGTACGTCACCTCGGCCCACCGAACGCCCGATCTGATGACCGCGTACGCGGAGACCGCCGAGGATCGCGGCCTCGAGGTCGTCATCGCGGGCGCGGGCGGGAAATCCGCCGACCTGCCGAACATGACCGCCTCGATCGCCTATCCGTTGCCGGTGATCGGCGTTCCCGTCCAGGAGAAGTCCGTCGACTCGGTGATCGGGATGCCGACCGGCGCGCCGCTGGTCGCCGTCGACGCCGGCAAGTCGTTCAACGCGGCGCTCTCCGCGGCGCAGATCCTCGCGCGCCAGCACGACGCGGTGCGCGACCGGCTCGTCGCCTACCACGACGCCCTCCGCGAGGGTGTCGGGGCCGTCTCGCGCGACCTCCACGATCGGGGAACCGAGGCGTTCGCGGCCGATCGTTCGGAGTGACCGGTGGGTAGCGAGTACCGTGTGGGCGACGATTCGGGGAACACACCGCGAGTCGTCCCCCGTCAACTCGGATGCGACGAGTAAGGAAGCGCTAGTTCACGCCGCGAGCGGAACGGCCGGGCGTGGCGTCTCGTACGGGGAAGCCGATCCCGTTCGAGGCAAATGGCGTCACGTAACCGACGATTGTGCGGGTCGGACTCCGGTCGATCGGGGCGGACCGGTAGAAAGTCGACGGCGAGACGGCCCACGCGCCTCTCAGGGTTTGAGAATCCTTATATAGGGTTGTACCCAAGCCTCACGCGAGATGAGTACCGCGTGGATAGCGATTAGTGCGATGGCCCTCGTCGGGGTCGGCTTGCCGATCGGCTTGATCGTCCTTTCGAGCCTCCTTCGGCCGAGCGTCCCCGAACCGGGCAAGCGCCAGACCTACGAGAGCGGTGAGATTCCGACCGGCGGAACGCGGTTCCGGTTCAACGTTCAGTACTACATGGTCGCGCTCCTCTTCGTCGTCTTCGACGTCGAGACGGCCTTCATCTTCCCCTGGGTCGTCATCTACCGGGACGCGCTGAACGCCGGCGCCTCGTCGTTCGACGTTCTGGCCCCCATGCTGGCGTTTCTCGCCGTTCTCGTCGTCGCGCTGGTCTGGGCGTGGCGCAACGGCGTCGTGAGCTGGGCGCGCAGTCAGACGACCGACTGGCAAACGACACTCGAACAATGAGCTCCGACATACACGATACGACCGGTCCGAGAGACGTCGCGTCGAAAACGCAGGCGGCCCGGATGGGAGACGTCGACGATCGGTTCAACTCCAAACTCCGGGAGCTGTTCGGTTCGACCCCCTTCATCCTCACCAAGTTCGACGCCTTCCTGAACTGGGCGCGCAGTTCGTCGATGTTCGTCCTGCAGTTCGGGATCGCGTGCTGTTCGATCGAGATGATGGGGACGTACATGCCGGGCCACGACCTGGACCGCTTCGGGACGGGCGTTCCCCGCGCCTCGCCCCGGCAGGCGGACCTGCTGATCGTCCCGGGGACGATCGTCTCGAAGTTCGGCCCGCGACTGAAGCGCCTCTACGACCAGATGCCCGAGCCCAAGTTCGTCGTCGGGATGGGATCGTGTACGATCTCCGGCGGTCCGTTCCAGGAGGGGTACAACGTGGTCAAGGGTGCCGAGGAGATCATCCCCGTCGACATCCACGTCCCCGGCTGCCCGCCGCGGCCGGAGGCGCTGATCTACGGTATCCGCAAACTCCAGGATCGCGTCCAGCACGGCGAGTCCGCCCCGGTGACGGTGAAACCGTACGAACTCGAGGAGTTCGGCGATCTGGAGCGAGACGAAGTGGTCCGTTCGCTCGCCGAGGAGATCGACGAGGAGACGCTAGTTATGCGCTACAACTGGGGTGACTCGCCGTGAGCCTGGAGGTTTCACGGCGAGAAGAGCCCGTCGAACGGACGGACGACCGCGAGACGCTCGAGGAACTGATCGGCGACCGCGCCATCGGCTGGGAGGACCACGTCAACGCCCAGGGCGTCGTCATCCGCCCGGACGAGGTCCAGTCGGTGCTTCGCACCCTGCGCGACGAGGGCGGCTTCGACCACCTCTCCTCGCTCACGGCCCAGGAGTACGACGACCGCTACGAGAGCATCTACCACCTGACGAAGTACGCGGATCGAACCCAGGAGGTCAGCGTCGTCGTGCCGACGAGCACGGACGAGCCGGTCAGCCAGAGTGCGGACGCCGTCTACCGCACCGCGGACTGGCACGAGCGGGAGGCCTACGACCTCGTCGGCATCCAGTACGACGAACATCCGGACCTCAGACGCATCTTGCTGCCGGAGACGTGGCAGGGCCACCCGCTCGGGCGCGATTACGACCAGGACAAGCCCCAGCTCGTCAGCCTCTCCGAGCACGCGAATCCGATCGCCGAGCACCACCACGACGAGGAACAGGACACGATGTTCCTCAACATCGGGCCGCACCACCCGGCGACTCACGGCGTCTTGCACCTCAAGGCCGTGCTCGACGGGGAGACGGTCGCCGACGTCGAACCCGACATCGGCTATCTGCACCGCTGCGAGGAGCAGATGTGCCAGCAGGGCACCTACCGCCACCAGATCATGCCCTACCCCGACCGCTGGGACTACGTCTCGGCCGGCCTCATCAACGAGTGGTCCTACGCGCGGGCGATCGAGGAGATGGCCGACATCGAGGTCCCCGAGTACGCCCAGGTGATCCGGACGATGGGCGCGGAACTCAGCCGGATCGCCGCCCACCTGATCTCGATCGGCGCGTTCGCCCTGGACGTCATCGGCGACTTCACGGTGACCTTCCAGTACGCCTGGCAGGATCGCGAGGACGTCCTCAACATCCTCGAAGATCTCACCGGCCAGCGGATGATGTTCAACTACTTCCGACTCGGCGGGGTCGTCTGGGACATTCCGGAGCCCCGCGAGGAGTTCTTCGAGTCGATCCGGACCTTCCTCGAGAGCTTCGAGGGCTCGGTCGACGAGTACCACAACCTGATGGCCGAGAACGAGATCTTCCAGCTGCGGTGCATCGATACGGGCCACCTCGACCCCGAGACGGCCAAGAGCTACGGCGTCACCGGTCCCGTCGCCCGCGGCTCGGGTATCGACTACGACGTCCGCCGGGACGACCCCTACGGCTACTACGAGGAGCTCGACTGGGACGTCGCGGTCCAGGACGGCTGTGACAACTACGCGCGCATCCTCGTGCGCATGCGAGAGCTCGAGGAGTCCGCGCGGATCGTCGAGCAGTGCGTCGACATCTTAGAAGACTGGCCGGACGACGAGCGCGAGATCCAGTCGAACGTGCCGCGCACGCTCAAGCCCGACGCCGATCAGGAGGTGTATCGGGCCGTCGAGGGCGCGAAGGGCGAACTCGGCATCTACATCCGCTCGGACGGCACGGACAAACCCGCCCGCTTCAAGATTCGCAGCCCGTGTTTCAGCAATCTGCAGGCCCTCGGCGAGGCGGCAAACGGCGAGTACGTGGCCGACCTGATCGCGACGCTCGGTAGCATCGACGTCATCCTCGGGGAGGTGGACCGGTAATGGGCGCCACGGCGGCTCCGCTCACACCGGGTACGGCGATCCCCTTTCCCGACGCGATCGGCGACCTGCTCGGGCTCGACGGCTTCGGCCTGCTCGGCACGCTGATCGCCTCGTTCATCGGCGCGTTCGTGATCGCGAACGTGCTGCTCGTGATGGCCGCATTCGCCGGCCCCTGGGGCAAGCGAAAGATCTTCGCGGACTTCTCCGATCGGTACGCAATCACCGAGCACGGTCCCTGGGGGATCCTCATCATCCCCGCCGCGGCGTTCCAGCTGATCTCGAAGGAACTCATCATCCCCGAGGGCGTCGATCGGCCAGCGTGGGACATCGCGCCGATCATCATGGTCTTCTCGGCGATGTTCGGCTTCGCCGTGATCCCGCTCGGGAACGGGATTCAGCTGGCGGATCCGGAGGTCGGCATCCTCTTCGTCTTCGCCGTCGCGTCGCTCGCGACGCTCGGCATGATGCTCGCGGGCTACTCCTCGAACAACAAGTACTCGCTGATGGGCGGGTTGCGCGCGACCGCGCAGAACCTCGCCTACGAGATCCCGCTGATCGTGACCGGCGCGTCGGTCATCCTCTACACCGGCACGCTCCAGCTCTCGGAGATCGTCGCGGTTCAGGCCGAGACGCTGGTCCAGCTCGGGCCGGTCTCGATCCCCGGCTGGTTCGCGTTCGTCAATCCGTTCGCGTTCGTCCTCTTCATCGCGGCGGCGATGGCCGAGGTGGGCCGAAATCCGTTCGACACGCCGGAGGCGCCGACCGAGATCGTCGCCGGCTACCAGACGGAGTACTCGAGCGTCTACTTCGTCCTCGTCTACCTCTCGGAGTTCCTGCACATCTTCCTGAGCGGCGCCATCGTGGCGACGCTCTTCCTCGGCGGCCCAGCCGGGCCGGGACCGGCGATACTGGGCGTCGGTTGGTTCCTGCTCAAGGTCGTCGCCTTCTTCCTGCTGACCCAGTGGTTCCGGACGGCGATGCCCCGCGTGCGCATCGACCAGCTGATCGAGATCGGCTGGAAGGGCATGCTCGTGGCCTCGTTCGCGAACCTGCTGCTGACGGCCCTGATCGTGGGGGTGTTCTTCGTATGATCGGACTGCTCAAATCACTCGGGACGACGATGAAGCACGCGCTGGACGGCGAAGTGTACACGGTGGCCTACCCGGACGAGACGCCGAAGGTCTCGCCGCGATTCCGCGGGGTCCACAAGTTCAGCCAGGAGCGCTGCATCTGGTGTCGCCAGTGCGAGAAGGTCTGTCCGAACGACACCATCCAGATCGTGATGGACGACCAGCGAAACGGCGAGCAGTACAACCTCCACATCGGCCAGTGCGTCTACTGTCGGCTCTGCGAGGAGGTCTGCCCGACCGACGCCATCCTCCTGACCCAGAACTTCGAGTTCACGGCCGACACGAAAGACGAGTTCGTCTACAACAAAGAACAGCTCAAGGGCGTCCCCTGGTACAAGGACATCGACCCGCTCGAAGCCAGGGAGCCGGATCGGTCGGGCTGGGTCGGCGAGGGCGAGGGGGAGGTGGATTACCAATGATGCAGGAAGCCGCGTTCGCGCTCTTCGCCGCGATCACGCTGTCGAGCGCCGCCGGCGTCGTCCTGCTGCAAGACCCCTGGCACTCGGCGCTCATGCTGGGCGTCTCCCTGCTCTCGGTCGCGGCCCACTACGTCATGCTCACGGCGGAGTTCGTCGCCGTCATCCAGGTGCTGGTCTACGTCGGCGGCGTGCTCGTCCTGATCTCGTTCGTCGTCATGTTGACGAAGGTCGACGCCAGCGAGGCGCCCGGCGAGGACGCGGAGGTGGCGGGCCGATGACGCGCCCGCGACTCGTTCCGCTGGGGGGCCGGCTCGTCCCCGGCCTGCTGGCCGTCGCCCTGTTCGCGTTCCTCGCGCTGGTCGTCCTCGGAACCGACTTCGGCGCGATGACCGGCTACGACGACGTCTCGATCACCGCCGCGATCGGCTACTCGCTGTTCGATCTCGAGGGACTACAGGCGAGCCGGGGCGTTCCCGACACCGAGCCGTTCCTCGTCGCCTTCATCCTGATCGCGGTCGTCTTAGACGCCGCGCTCGACGCCTCGATCGTCCTCGCGAAGCGCGAGGATGCGGGCGAGTCGACGCTTCCCGCGTCGTTCGACGCGTCCGATACGAGGGCCACCGTCGACGACGCCGCGACCGGGGCCGGAGCGTCCGGCGAATCGGCCGCGGCGACGGACGGGGGGACGCGGCCCACCGAGGCCGGCGCGTCCGACGCGGCGGCCGCCGAGGGCGGCCCTGGCGGTACCACCGGCGGGGAGAACGGAGGTGACGCGGCGTGATCGGATTGCAGTACTACCTCCTGCTGTCGGCCGGACTGTTCTGCATCGGTCTGTTCGGCATCCTGACCCGGCGGAACGCGCTCATGTTCCTGATGTCCGTCGAGCTGATGGTGAACGCGGCCGCCGTCAATCTTGTCGCGGTCTCGGCGTACTACGGGACGCTCACGGGGCAGGTGTTCACCCTGTTCGTCCTCGGGCTCGCGGCCGCGGAGGTCGCGGTCGGGCTCGGCATCATCATGGTGTTGCACCGCAACTTCGGAACGATCGACGTCACGACGCCGACGACGATGAGGTGGTAAGATGGAGGGACTGTTCAGCTACGCGCCCGCGATCGTCCTGTTCCCGCTCGTCGCGTTCGCCGTGACCCTGCTGTTCGGTCGGCACCTGCCGAAAGGCGGTGCCATTCCCGGCATCGCGGCCACGGGCGGGTCGCTCGTTCTCTCGGTCGTGATGGCGTTCGCCCTCGTGGGCTCGGATCCGGTCGACGAGGTGCTGTACACGTGGGTCGAGACCGACGCGATTACGTTCCACTTCGGCGCGCTACTCGATCCGCTGTCGGTCGGGATGCTCGTCGTGGTCTCGCTGATCGCCTTCCTCGTCCACGTCTTCAGTCTGAGCTACATGAACGCCGAGGGCGAGACCGGCCTGCCCCGGTACTACGCCGGGCTGGGCCTCTTTACGTTCAGCATGCTCGCGTTCGTGATCGCCGACAACCTGCTGATGGCGTTCATCTTCTTCGAGCTCGTCGGGCTGTGCTCGTGGATCCTCATCGGCTTCTGGCACGAGACCCGCTCTGCGCCGTCCGCCGCGAAGAAGGCGTTCCTCGTCACGCGCTTCGGGGACTACTTCTTCCTGCTCGGGGTCGTCGCCATCGCCGCCTCGTTCGGCACGCTGGGCTTCGCCGGCGACGACTCGTTCGTCGCGGCGGCCGAGGCGGCCATCGCCGGCACCGGCGACGCCTCGATCCCCGGCGGCCTGGGCGCGGAAACCTGGGTGACGGTCGCCGGGTTGCTGGTGCTCGGCGGCGTCATCGGCAAGTCGGCGCAGTTCCCGCTTCACACCTGGCTCCCGGACGCGATGGAGGGTCCGACGCCGGTCTCGGCGCTCATCCACGCGGCGACGATGGTCGCCGCCGGCGTCTACCTCGTCGCGCGGATGTTCGGCTTCTACGCCCAGAGCCCGACGGCGCTTGCCATCATCGCGTTCGTCGGCGGCTTCACGGCGCTGTTCGCCGCGACGATGGGCTGTGTCAAGGACGACATCAAACAGGTGCTCGCGTACTCGACGATCTCGCAGTACGGCTACATGATGCTGGCACTCGGCGTCGGCGGCTACGTCGCCGGCGTCTTCCACCTGTTCAACCACGCGATCTTCAAGGCGCTGCTGTTCCTCGGCGCCGGCGCGGTCATCATCGCGATGCACCACGAGCAGGACATGTGGGAGATGGGCGGGCTCAAGGATCGCATGCCCGTCACCTACTACGCGTTCCTGGCGGGCTCGCTCGCGCTCGCGGGCATCATCCCGTTCAGCGGCTTCTGGTCGAAGGACGAGGTGCTCTACGACGCCCTGATCGTCGGCCTCTCCGAGCCGCTCATCCTCGCCGCGTACGCGATGGGGCTGGTGGCCGTCTTCTTCACCGGCTTCTACACCATCCGGATGGTGTTGCTCACGTTCCACGGCGAACCCCGTACCGACGAAGCGGAGTCTCCCCACGCGATCGGCATTCCGGCGAAGGTTCCGCTGGTCGTCCTCGGCGTGCTGGCGACGATCGGCGGCCTCATGAACCTCAAACCGCTCGAGGAACTCCTCGGGCTCGACGTCGCGTACCTCGAGCGGTGGCTCGACGGTCAGGGCGTCGGCGCGTTCTCGGAGCTGACGTATCACGCCTACGGCGACGCCGTCCACTACGGTCACGAGTACGTCGGCGGGCCGGAGGGGACGGTGCTCCTGAGCGCGGTCCTCTCGCTGGGACTGGCGCTGGGCGGGGCCGCCCTCGCCTGGACGTTGTATCACGCGCCCGAACCGCGTCGTCACACCGAACGCCTCGGCCGCGTTCGCGACGTTGTCGCGGCGAACTACTACCAGGACGAGTATCAGGTCTGGCTCGCGCGTGACGTGACCCTGCCGACGGCGCGACTCACCGACCGCTTCGACCAGACGGCCATCGACGGCGTCGTAAACGGCGTCAGCGCGGTGAGTCTGTTCGGCGGCGGTCGCGTGCGCCGGCTCCAGTCGGGGCTCGTGACCAACTACGCCGCCCTGATCGTCCTCGGCCTGCTCGCGATACTGGTAACCTTCGGCTTCGTCGGAGGGTGGTTCCTATGATGATCGAGTTGCTCCTCGCGGTCGCCTTCGCAGGCGCGGCCGTCACGTTCCTGGCACCGAATCGCATCGCCGGCAAACTGGCCCTGCTCGTCAGCCTGCTGCCCGCGGGGATCTCGCTGTGGCTGTTCGCCGCCTTCGACGGCAGCGGGAACGCCCTGCTCGGCGGCGACCTGGCGTTCGAGTCGCAGGCGACGTGGTTCAGCCTCGGCCAGTACGACGTCTCGTGGTTCGTCGGCCTCGACGGCATCAGCCTGCCGCTGGTCGTGCTGACGACCGTGCTGACGACGCTCGCGATCCTCTCGTCGTGGACGCCGATCGACGAGCGCGAGTCCCAGTTCTACGGCCTCGTGCTGTTCATCGAGGCGAACCTGCTCGGCGTCTTCGTCGCGCTGGACTTCTTCCTCTGGTTCATCTTCTGGGAGGCCGTCCTCATCCCGATGTACCTGCTGATCGGGATCTGGGGCGGGCCGCGCCGGAAGTACGCGGCGGTGAAGTTCTTCGTCTACACGAACGTCGCCTCGCTCGTGCTGTTCGGCGCCTTCGTCGCCTTCGTCTTCGGTATGGGGGGCGACGTGAGTAGCTTCTCGTTGCCCGAGATCACGCAGGCGTTCCACGACGGCGGCCTCGTGGGCAACGCCTACGGCATCGAGGCGCCATTGCTCGCCTCGATCATCTTCGTGGCGCTGTTCCTCGGCTTCGCCGTCAAGGTGCCCG
Coding sequences within it:
- a CDS encoding transcriptional regulator; translated protein: METPGNDTEMGQSDDRTLRVRFRTSSDDDLANALEAIDRGDTPDPHFEIVYHDPEDVHRVTRPKNLELLRAIVQYEPGSIRETARRVDRDVRQVHRNLTELEDLHLIELVEDGQAKRPRVWYTAIDIDLPLVTPSVGSDEVEA
- a CDS encoding toxin-antitoxin system TumE family protein, whose translation is MGGDDDAVELLSQTVDFGSRYAEVTAWAVPESERYPDGIKHSMQYGNAAGETIVRYDNFPDHPGVAHHHKHAEGGAVEAVEFEGLRPLFERFKREVNEYGDPW
- the nuoK gene encoding NADH-quinone oxidoreductase subunit NuoK, giving the protein MIGLQYYLLLSAGLFCIGLFGILTRRNALMFLMSVELMVNAAAVNLVAVSAYYGTLTGQVFTLFVLGLAAAEVAVGLGIIMVLHRNFGTIDVTTPTTMRW
- a CDS encoding NuoI/complex I 23 kDa subunit family protein produces the protein MIGLLKSLGTTMKHALDGEVYTVAYPDETPKVSPRFRGVHKFSQERCIWCRQCEKVCPNDTIQIVMDDQRNGEQYNLHIGQCVYCRLCEEVCPTDAILLTQNFEFTADTKDEFVYNKEQLKGVPWYKDIDPLEAREPDRSGWVGEGEGEVDYQ
- a CDS encoding AIR carboxylase family protein, giving the protein MSEGTVSELIDRLRAEAEQDRPAAETPDVGIVMGSDSDLETMMTGGRRRGAYDAFVEELGFAEQTDFEDPPAERFTFETYVTSAHRTPDLMTAYAETAEDRGLEVVIAGAGGKSADLPNMTASIAYPLPVIGVPVQEKSVDSVIGMPTGAPLVAVDAGKSFNAALSAAQILARQHDAVRDRLVAYHDALREGVGAVSRDLHDRGTEAFAADRSE
- the nuoL gene encoding NADH-quinone oxidoreductase subunit L, with protein sequence MEGLFSYAPAIVLFPLVAFAVTLLFGRHLPKGGAIPGIAATGGSLVLSVVMAFALVGSDPVDEVLYTWVETDAITFHFGALLDPLSVGMLVVVSLIAFLVHVFSLSYMNAEGETGLPRYYAGLGLFTFSMLAFVIADNLLMAFIFFELVGLCSWILIGFWHETRSAPSAAKKAFLVTRFGDYFFLLGVVAIAASFGTLGFAGDDSFVAAAEAAIAGTGDASIPGGLGAETWVTVAGLLVLGGVIGKSAQFPLHTWLPDAMEGPTPVSALIHAATMVAAGVYLVARMFGFYAQSPTALAIIAFVGGFTALFAATMGCVKDDIKQVLAYSTISQYGYMMLALGVGGYVAGVFHLFNHAIFKALLFLGAGAVIIAMHHEQDMWEMGGLKDRMPVTYYAFLAGSLALAGIIPFSGFWSKDEVLYDALIVGLSEPLILAAYAMGLVAVFFTGFYTIRMVLLTFHGEPRTDEAESPHAIGIPAKVPLVVLGVLATIGGLMNLKPLEELLGLDVAYLERWLDGQGVGAFSELTYHAYGDAVHYGHEYVGGPEGTVLLSAVLSLGLALGGAALAWTLYHAPEPRRHTERLGRVRDVVAANYYQDEYQVWLARDVTLPTARLTDRFDQTAIDGVVNGVSAVSLFGGGRVRRLQSGLVTNYAALIVLGLLAILVTFGFVGGWFL
- a CDS encoding NADH-quinone oxidoreductase subunit D translates to MSLEVSRREEPVERTDDRETLEELIGDRAIGWEDHVNAQGVVIRPDEVQSVLRTLRDEGGFDHLSSLTAQEYDDRYESIYHLTKYADRTQEVSVVVPTSTDEPVSQSADAVYRTADWHEREAYDLVGIQYDEHPDLRRILLPETWQGHPLGRDYDQDKPQLVSLSEHANPIAEHHHDEEQDTMFLNIGPHHPATHGVLHLKAVLDGETVADVEPDIGYLHRCEEQMCQQGTYRHQIMPYPDRWDYVSAGLINEWSYARAIEEMADIEVPEYAQVIRTMGAELSRIAAHLISIGAFALDVIGDFTVTFQYAWQDREDVLNILEDLTGQRMMFNYFRLGGVVWDIPEPREEFFESIRTFLESFEGSVDEYHNLMAENEIFQLRCIDTGHLDPETAKSYGVTGPVARGSGIDYDVRRDDPYGYYEELDWDVAVQDGCDNYARILVRMRELEESARIVEQCVDILEDWPDDEREIQSNVPRTLKPDADQEVYRAVEGAKGELGIYIRSDGTDKPARFKIRSPCFSNLQALGEAANGEYVADLIATLGSIDVILGEVDR
- a CDS encoding complex I subunit 1/NuoH family protein, encoding MGATAAPLTPGTAIPFPDAIGDLLGLDGFGLLGTLIASFIGAFVIANVLLVMAAFAGPWGKRKIFADFSDRYAITEHGPWGILIIPAAAFQLISKELIIPEGVDRPAWDIAPIIMVFSAMFGFAVIPLGNGIQLADPEVGILFVFAVASLATLGMMLAGYSSNNKYSLMGGLRATAQNLAYEIPLIVTGASVILYTGTLQLSEIVAVQAETLVQLGPVSIPGWFAFVNPFAFVLFIAAAMAEVGRNPFDTPEAPTEIVAGYQTEYSSVYFVLVYLSEFLHIFLSGAIVATLFLGGPAGPGPAILGVGWFLLKVVAFFLLTQWFRTAMPRVRIDQLIEIGWKGMLVASFANLLLTALIVGVFFV
- a CDS encoding ArsR/SmtB family transcription factor, with product MESKRSDAPSPRDPAALLPEESVLSLDDYLDMQAAIGNRTRFEILYRLSHTDEFAPGELDEVIDVDDSTLHYHLGILRDVGLVEERVRTERDEDGTYTYYRATILGDVLLEDGIETLIRREREFRDVYDSSRE
- a CDS encoding NADH-quinone oxidoreductase subunit J, giving the protein MMQEAAFALFAAITLSSAAGVVLLQDPWHSALMLGVSLLSVAAHYVMLTAEFVAVIQVLVYVGGVLVLISFVVMLTKVDASEAPGEDAEVAGR
- a CDS encoding NADH-quinone oxidoreductase subunit B, whose protein sequence is MSSDIHDTTGPRDVASKTQAARMGDVDDRFNSKLRELFGSTPFILTKFDAFLNWARSSSMFVLQFGIACCSIEMMGTYMPGHDLDRFGTGVPRASPRQADLLIVPGTIVSKFGPRLKRLYDQMPEPKFVVGMGSCTISGGPFQEGYNVVKGAEEIIPVDIHVPGCPPRPEALIYGIRKLQDRVQHGESAPVTVKPYELEEFGDLERDEVVRSLAEEIDEETLVMRYNWGDSP
- a CDS encoding NADH-quinone oxidoreductase subunit A; the encoded protein is MSTAWIAISAMALVGVGLPIGLIVLSSLLRPSVPEPGKRQTYESGEIPTGGTRFRFNVQYYMVALLFVVFDVETAFIFPWVVIYRDALNAGASSFDVLAPMLAFLAVLVVALVWAWRNGVVSWARSQTTDWQTTLEQ